ACCGCAAGAAGAGCCGCGCCGAAAAGCGGCCTCATACAGCCTCCCGAGAGCGCCCCGCCGGCGCGCCCGACAGAAAATCGCGGATCTTGCGCTCGATCGTCTCCGCGTCGCGCTCGGGGTGGAACCAGACGACGTCGCGGTCGCCGCGAAACCACGTGAGCTGCCGCTTGGCCAGCCGGCGCGTATCGCGCTTCATCAGCTCGAAAGCCTCGGCGAACGCCATCGTTCCGGCGACCACCCACCCCATGTGCCGGTATCCGACGCTGTTGAGCGACCTCAACCCGAGGCTGTAACCTCTCGATCGAAGCTCCCGGATCTCGTCGACGAGCCCCAGCTCGATCATGCGGGCGCAACGCCGATCGATGCGCTGGTAAAGCTCTTTTCGGTCGCGCTCGAGGCCGATCTCCAGAACCTCGTAAACCGCATCCCCGAAGGCGTGGCGCGACTGCCACTCGCTGATCGGCCTGCCCGTGGTCTCGAAGACCTCGAGGGCGCGGATCACGCGGCGCGCGTCGTTCGGATGGATGCGCGCCGCCGCACGCGGGTCCACGCGCCGCAGCCGCTCGTGGAGAGGCGCGCTGCCCGATTCCTCCGCCTCGGCGGCCAGCCGCGCCCGCCGCGCCGGGTCCTGGGCTCCGGGCCGGAAAAGTCCTCGCGTCAGCGCCTTGATGTAGAGGCCGGTTCCGCCGCAAACCACGACCGGCCTGCGCCGGCCATGGATCTCCTCGATCGCCGCTGCCGCCAGGTCCCGGTAGCGCGCTGCGCTGAACTCTTCGTCGGGATCGACGACGTCGATCAGATGGTGCGGCACGGCGCGGCGCCGCTCCTCCGGCGGCTTGTCGGTGCCCACGTCGAGGTAGCGATAGACCTGCTGCGAATCGGCGTTGACGATCTCGGCGCCGAGCGCACACGCGACGCGAAAGGCGACCTCGCTCTTGCCGACGGCGGTGGGCCCCAGGATGACGGCGATCCTCGGCTTCATTCCTCCACCGCTACCCCGTTCCGCCATCCCGAGAGACTCAAATCCGTTTTATACAACATGCTTAAGAACGATATCACAACCGGCGCTTGAACATCTTGTCCAGTTCCTCGCGGCCCAGCTCGAGCACCACGGGACGCCCGTGCGGGCACTGGGTGGCGAAATCGATCCCGTCCAGAGCGTCGAGCAACGCCCGGATTTCCGCCGTCTCGAGCTTGCGGTGGGCGCGGATCACGCCGTGGCAGGCGAGGCTCGCCAGCCGCTCCTCGATCTCTCCGGCGGGCGCAGCCGAAGCCTCCACCTCGGCCAGCTCGGCGACCATGCTCCGAACGACCTCTCGGTAGTCGCCCTCCGGCAACAGCGCCGGCACGGCGTGGATGGCGTAGCCTCCCGGCCCGAACGGCTCGAGATCGAAGCCGAGTCGGCTCAATTCCGGAACGGCGCGCTCGAGCAAGGTGCCTTCGCCCGCCGGCAGCTCGAGCGTCTGGGGAACGAGCAGGCTCTGCTTTTCGACGGCGCCTTCCTTCCACTGGCGGCGAAGCCTCTCGAACACAACCCGCTCGTGCGCCGCGTGCTGGTCGATCAGCGCAAGCCCGCGGCTCGAAGCGCAGACGACGTAGCAGCCGAGAACCTGCCCGAGAATCGTCATCGAGCCGAAAAAACCCCGCTCCGATGCTCCGCCTCTCTCCTGCTCCGCCTCGCGGGGAGCCGTTTCCGCGACCCGGGAATCCCTGGCGCCCGGATGCGGCGGCCGGCTGCCGACATACGGGAGCGCCGTTTCCGCGACCGCGGGAAAGGCCTGCGGCGCGCCTGCCGCCGCGGCGGGCTTTTTCGCTTCCCGCCGCAGGCCGTCTTCAACGGCGCCGGCCACGACCTCGTGGACCTCGGCCTGGCGCCGAAACCGCACCTCGATCTTCGCCGGGTGCACGTTCACGTCGACCTCTTCGAGGGGAATCTCCAGGAAGACCAGAGCGGCGGGATAGCGCCCCTTCATCAACAGCGTCCGGTAGCCGTGGAGCACGGCGTGCGTGAGCACCCTGTCGCGGACGTAGCGGCGGTTGACGAAGGTCATCATGTAGCGTGCGTTCGGAAAGGACGCCGGCGCGGTGCTGATAAATCCCCGGACCGCGCGGGCGCCGCGGGCCGACGCGAACGGCGCCATCCCCGCCGCGATCTCGTCGCCCCAGACCTGACGCAGCCGCTCCTTTTCCGTCGCCACCGCCACGTAGTCGGCCAGGAGCGAGCCGCCGTGAAACAGCCGGAAGTGCACTGCGGGGTATGCCAGCGCCATGCGGTTGACCACATCGGCGATGTGGCCCAGCTCGGTCGCCGGCGCCTTGAGAAATTTCCGCCGCGCCGGCGTGTTGAAGAAGAGGTCGCGCACCTCCACCGAGGTCCCCGCAGGCGCCGCCGCCACGACAGGCTCGCTTTTCTTCCCCCCTTCCACCCGCAGGCGGTACGCAGCCTCGCTCCCGCGGCTGCGCGAAACGATCTCTACGCGGGAAACCGACGCAATGCTCG
The Candidatus Zixiibacteriota bacterium DNA segment above includes these coding regions:
- the miaA gene encoding tRNA (adenosine(37)-N6)-dimethylallyltransferase MiaA, producing MKPRIAVILGPTAVGKSEVAFRVACALGAEIVNADSQQVYRYLDVGTDKPPEERRRAVPHHLIDVVDPDEEFSAARYRDLAAAAIEEIHGRRRPVVVCGGTGLYIKALTRGLFRPGAQDPARRARLAAEAEESGSAPLHERLRRVDPRAAARIHPNDARRVIRALEVFETTGRPISEWQSRHAFGDAVYEVLEIGLERDRKELYQRIDRRCARMIELGLVDEIRELRSRGYSLGLRSLNSVGYRHMGWVVAGTMAFAEAFELMKRDTRRLAKRQLTWFRGDRDVVWFHPERDAETIERKIRDFLSGAPAGRSREAV
- the mutL gene encoding DNA mismatch repair endonuclease MutL, coding for MKIQILSADMASRIAAGEVVERPASVVKELIENALDAGATEISVWAEASGVGLLRVVDNGEGMEPDDLSLAVERHSTSKLRDEEGLTRIATLGFRGEALPSIASVSRVEIVSRSRGSEAAYRLRVEGGKKSEPVVAAAPAGTSVEVRDLFFNTPARRKFLKAPATELGHIADVVNRMALAYPAVHFRLFHGGSLLADYVAVATEKERLRQVWGDEIAAGMAPFASARGARAVRGFISTAPASFPNARYMMTFVNRRYVRDRVLTHAVLHGYRTLLMKGRYPAALVFLEIPLEEVDVNVHPAKIEVRFRRQAEVHEVVAGAVEDGLRREAKKPAAAAGAPQAFPAVAETALPYVGSRPPHPGARDSRVAETAPREAEQERGGASERGFFGSMTILGQVLGCYVVCASSRGLALIDQHAAHERVVFERLRRQWKEGAVEKQSLLVPQTLELPAGEGTLLERAVPELSRLGFDLEPFGPGGYAIHAVPALLPEGDYREVVRSMVAELAEVEASAAPAGEIEERLASLACHGVIRAHRKLETAEIRALLDALDGIDFATQCPHGRPVVLELGREELDKMFKRRL